A stretch of Telopea speciosissima isolate NSW1024214 ecotype Mountain lineage chromosome 11, Tspe_v1, whole genome shotgun sequence DNA encodes these proteins:
- the LOC122646460 gene encoding calcium-binding protein CML37-like, translating into MIMRKVEKRSLSANPDCSYLERVFRYFDEDGDGKISPMELQSCVSTVGGELSAEEAVVVVGSSDSAGDGLLGFDDFARLMEGNGEEVEDDLREAFGMYAMDGCDFTTAKSLKRMLNRLGESRTIRECKRMISVYDLNWDGVLTFEEFKAMMR; encoded by the coding sequence ATGATCATGAGAAAGGTCGAGAAGCGTTCTCTATCTGCCAATCCAGATTGCAGCTACCTCGAACGGGTGTTCCGGTACTTCGATGAGGATGGTGACGGCAAGATATCGCCGATGGAGTTACAAAGTTGTGTGAGTACTGTGGGTGGCGAGCTGTCTGCCGAAgaggcagtggtggtggtgggatcGTCAGACTCGGCCGGCGACGGGTTGCTTGGGTTCGATGATTTTGCGAGGTTGATGGAAGGGAATGGAGAGGAGGTGGAGGATGATTTGAGGGAGGCATTTGGGATGTATGCGATGGATGGGTGTGATTTTACAACTGCAAAGAGcttgaagaggatgttgaatcGACTCGGTGAGTCAAGAACGATCCGTGAGTGTAAGAGAATGATTAGTGTCTACGATTTGAATTGGGATGGCGTCCTTACCTTCGAAGAATTCAAAGCTATGATGCGTTGA
- the LOC122644958 gene encoding calcium-binding protein CML37-like, producing MIMRKVEKRSLSANPDCSYLERVFRYFDEDGDGKISPTELQSCVSTVGGELSAEEAVVVVGSSDSDGDGLLGFNDFARLMEGNGEEVEDDLREAFGMYTMDGCDFITAKSLKRMLNRLGESRTIRECKGMISVYDLNGDSVLTFEEFKAMMRFD from the coding sequence ATGATCATGAGAAAGGTCGAGAAGCGTTCTCTATCTGCGAATCCAGATTGCAGCTACCTCGAACGGGTGTTCCGGTACTTCGATGAGGATGGTGACGGCAAGATATCGCCGACGGAATTACAAAGTTGTGTGAGTACTGTCGGTGGCGAGCTGTCTGCCGAAgaggcagtggtggtggtgggatcGTCAGACTCGGACGGCGACGGGTTGCTTGGGTTCAATGATTTTGCGAGGTTGATGGAAGGGAATGGAGAAGAGGTGGAGGATGATTTGAGGGAGGCATTTGGGATGTATACGATGGATGGGTGTGATTTTATAACTGCCAAGAGcttgaagaggatgttgaatcGACTCGGTGAGTCAAGAACGATCCGTGAATGTAAGGGAATGATTAGTGTCTACGATTTGAATGGGGATAGCGTGCTTACCTTCGAAGAATTCAAAGCTATGATGCGTTTTGATTAA